The Gopherus evgoodei ecotype Sinaloan lineage chromosome 8, rGopEvg1_v1.p, whole genome shotgun sequence genome segment AGAGGGAAAAGAAGGAGTATGGTCAAAGAAGGGGTGTAGTTCAATGGTGAAGAAAAACTGTGGAAAGCAGGGTTGCAGAGTGCAGTCTTGGAGATTGAAGAACAAGGAGAGTGGGGTTGAGTCAGGCAGTTCTTTGCCCTGGAAGGGTATTTCAGAGGGTTGGGCATTTCAGTCTGAATGGGCAATACATATTGTAACAAGATGTATGCAGAACAACCAAGTCACCAATGTGACCCGATTTTTGTAAACCACCTCCATTaccctctcttctcctccctccgcCCCTACTTCTTCAACCATGTTTACCATTAGATAAGTTCTTTAGAGCAGGAAGCATATCTTCCTATAAGTCTGCAGCAACAATAATACTAACCTTACTGATAAAGCCACAAGCATTTCCTGTTACATCtgtgtcattttttattttgtggggAACAACAGAATGTTAATGAAAGGAAGATATTTAGACTATGAAGTTGTCTAGGCTTCTGCAAAAGACAATCACTACATTTGTCCCTTCCCCTATCCCCCACATGCATTGAAACAAGCTTCAAAGCTTATACACATATTTAGGTAATACTATTTTTATATTAAACCATATAGAAATGTCCCTTTAAATGCTATGTGTGAAAGATCATATTTCCACTCTGTGATTCttcttttcttctgtatttatttAACACAACATTGGTTATGAAAATTTGAGCAAATTTGTCTTACTAGAGTCATAATAATCATCGTTATCAACTTTAACGTAGCTGCTACTTGTGATAATTACTTTTGGCAAAGCTATTGCCAGTGAAAGATGGTTCACGGAGTGTTAGGCAGACGTTAATATGGTCATCTGTTCATGTTTCAGTCTTGATCACTTTTATATTACAGTAAGAAAGGAGGCTCAAATACACATTGGATCAGCCCAAGACCATGTTAACACTCTATTGTGTTTGACTGCAAAAAGCTATCCAAAATGACCCAAGAAATTCTTATCTGGGATCTTCTTCAATTTTATGAAGCAGCAGCTTTTTAACAGCTTGTTGAATTTCCATTGTGCACACCATAGGTAGTGAGAAACTCAATGTTTTAAAAACTCATTTGATGTGGCTTTAGAGACAACCaatctgattttcctctcacgtgcattcatttattttcattgacttcagtagagttaatcctgagttacaccagtttaattgagagcagaatcaggcctaatTTTTAATTACCTTATTTACAGTCTTAAATCTTCAAGAAATATCTGAGTTAAAGTGACATTGTGTTTAACATTGGCTATTGGTGAAAACCTCAGGCAACTGCCTGGCTATATTAAGGAGTCCTTCCTAGCATATTTTTGTTTCACAGTTTTTTATAGCTTTGAACTCATGTGTTACCTATAGAAAGAGAAGGGCAAAGTTCTTTCCTACTTATTAACATCCTGAATGTCTGAACCGGGATCTTCCCCAGTCTAACTTCTCTCTGCAAACATGGATCCCTACAACAAGGTCCATTCATTTTTCACTGCATACAAACCTCTGAAAACTTCTGTGCTTTACTGTAGATTTTCATCCAGTGCATTTCCAAGTAATGAAGATGACATTAGCATTTAGAATCTGTAATGCGAAACAATATGTACAATTATATTTCACACTTCTACATCAAattctaaaatatattaaatggatCAAGAAGGTGGGATAAGAATCTGTTTCCATTAATTCATTAGTCACATATTTGCTGATTCTTAAAATTCAGAACATCATTTACCTACTTATTTTACTATTTTATAGTGTGACCCTACAGTCAGAGGCAGTGCACAGTACAGAATATGAATTAGCCCGGTCATGATGTAGACAATATGAAGTGTATCACAGGTCTCTTCCAAGCAGGCTTTAAATGTGGGCCTTCAGAAGTTAGGAAACAAATGAACCATTTTAGCTGACATTCCACAAAAAATTCAGTCTGAGGCAAGCATCCAACATAGAAAATTTGaccccaaatggttaaagtttggcaaaattataaggaACTGAGAacatggttttaaaagggaacggGTCAGGGAACCTTAATAACAGGCAACACTTTTATAGTACATCaattacagaaaataaataatctaataacaaaaaaaaatcacaagatcaAGAGTACAGCTCCATTATTTATCAGTCATGCATTTGCATTTCACTGAAGGCAACAGTCTGTGGGAGACTGAGGTGGGAACATCACTTTCGGGGCTGGTGCTGGAAGGCGGAAGCTCCTGCACCTGCACGAGGCCCTGAGCTTGAGTGGTCCCCACAGGgttagaaatgtattttttaagcACACACAGAGTCAGCTCTTCACACAGCAGTGAAGCACTGGGCCTCATTCTGAGAGCTCCACCTCAAACATGCTCTGGTAAGACATGAAGGGCAAGATATTCTGAGGTGGGTGATGTGTcccagtgcaggggtgggggaaggagggagctccAAGGGTAAATTTTCTCCAGCTTCTAACCCACTGACAATGGTGTTTTAGCTTGAAGGCCTTCCAATAGGCTTCCCTGTGGTGAGTGAATGGCCTTAGTGTTGGGCTTTTCTGTTACATGAGAGGCCCTAGCAAGTAGGTCCAACAGGGAGGTCCCCAGTGTTCTTGAACTTATCCTGATCACTATGTTGAATGCCAGAAAGAGCATTAGCAGAAGGTCAAAAGATGCAAAATTCATTGCTAAATTACTAAAGCATTAtatttttgaattctaatcctgtcctccaacatgCTTGCAACACTACCCAGTTTgttgccatctgcaaattttgtgaGCATACTCACCACTCCATTGTCCAAGTCATTAagtaaaatattgaacagtatCAATGCAGGACAGAACCCTGCAGGACTGCACTAGATACACTCCCAGTTTAACAATGAATCATTGATAATGACTCTGAGTATAGTCTTTCAACtacttatgcacccaccttataataatgTTATCTAGCCcagatttccctagtttgcttatgagaacgtcatgtgggactgtgccaAAAACTTTACTAAAATCCAGCTACATCATGTCTACTGCTCCCGCTGCCCCGATCCaataggccagtaaccctgtcgaAGAAGGAACTtgagttggtttggcatgatttgttcttgacaaatccatgctggctatttcttataCCTATTATCTACAagttgcttacaaattgattgtttaataaattgttccagtatattttcttccaggtatcaaagttcgGCTGATCACTCTATAATTCCcaaggtcctctttgttcccgcTCTTAAAGGTACTCTGTTGCCCTTCTCCGATCTTCCAGGATCTCACCAGTCcaccatgagttctcaaagataattgctaactgtTCCAAGACTGtgtcagccagttccttaagtaacCCAGGGTGGATTTCGTCAGGCCAGTTTGattacatctaacttatctaaatattctttaatgttttctttccctattttggtttgtgttccttcccccttgctgTTGATATTacttgtgttgagtatctggtcaccatgaGCCTTTCTAATGAAGactaaagcaaaataggcattaaacacctcagccttcttgatgtcatcagttattagctctccttcccctctaagcagaggacctacactttccttcatctgtCTCTCGCTATGAATATAGTTAAAGAACCCCTTCTTGTTGCCTTTTATGTTCCTGGCTAGGTagaactcattttgtgccttagccctTCTGattttctctctatatatttgtattattCTTTTGTAGTCCTCCTTCATAATTTGTCTGTGTTTCTGGTTTTTGCTTTTAAggccattaaagagctcctgatggagccatgttGGCCTCTTCCTGCCTTGCCTTTGCACTGGGAAGGTTTGCAATTGTGCCTTAAATATTGTCTCCTTgggaaactgccagctctcctaaATGTCTATATCCCTTAGATTTTTATCTCACGGGACCTTATCTACCAGTTCTCTCAGTTTGTtaactctgcttttttttttaagtccactGACCTTATTCTGCTATTTTTACTCCCTCCtctccttagaatcatgaatctATTGCTTCATTGTCACCGTCACCCaatttgccttccactttcagatttgctgccaattcctccctgttggacAGCATCAGCACGCTAAACTGGCTGTCCTCTGGTTACTTCTGGAATACAAAGCTGTCTCCAATATATTTCAAGTATTTATTGGAAATTTTGCTTTTTGCTATGTTACTTTTCCAAAAGATGTCTGGGGAGCTGAAATCCTTCCCTTAGTGGGGCATGCTCCATTCCTGTCCACTTGCACCGCAAAAAACAGCTTAGACTCTACTGGTTAGGTAACCATGTTGTGCAGTTTATTTAAATTCCCTCCACCACCTTCCAATTTCCACACAGAAGTACAATTTACAGTGTTCCTAGTATCATCAGCCCTCTTCCCAGGACCTGAGAGAAGATGAGGTCTTTCTTCCTTGGGAGCTCTGAATCTGGGCTCAGCTagcccagctcctctcccctgtcaCTTTCTTCCTGTGTCTTTTTATCTGTCCTCTGTTTATGAACTAATTAATCCTGGAGCACCACCCAACCTGCCAGCCTGATTAGATAATTACATTCCAATGACAAATCAGACCACTCTGGGGGAACCTAATTAGTGCtacagtgatcagagtgctgtCTGACTTGCCAGCTCCCAGCAGTGTGTCACCCCTGTTACTACTATTTTCACAAAGGCAGGAGGACAGAGCCAGAACAATGAATCCAGAGACCCACCTCCATGTTTGAAGTTCAGATCTGGGTCCAAGTGTGATGGCTTGGGGCCATCTCTATAAGGATCCATAATGGAATTATTAATCCAAACACACAGAGACTAGGGAGATATTTGGACCTAAATCTTGATCCAAATGCCCTGTCTCTGGCTCAGCTCTAGAGTAAGTTCCCTGCTGTTTTGGGCATTGATTTCCATCCATGTTTAGTTCTTTGTGACTAACACTATTAAGGGAGTGAGAAAAAAGAGGGAAATAGAAAAAAGCATGTACTTCTCTGCTCTTTCATCAGTTCATTCTGTACCTCTTCCTACAGTGGCTACAATATAATGTTTTTCAATAGAACAACTCTGCAAATTTGGCTCAAGGAGACCCTGAGCAAACAGCATTTCACAAATCTTCAACTTGGCTATCAGAAGGGAAGTGTGTTTCATATGTATGCAAGACTTGCTTTCCAAACTACATTAGAGAAAAGCTTCTAGGTTtgtatgcatttttatttattagttCCAGATCAGGAACCTGATGCTAATTTCTCTTTAAATCCTCCACAGTACATTTATATTCCAAAAACATAAAAGGAGTGTGATGTTTTTTCTAGCTCACTCACTCTTGCTGTGGGGGGTTCCCCCCTCCTTGGTTTTACTCCAAAGACCTTTGCATTTCATTACATTCTCAAGATGAAGATTCTAGAAGTTACAGTAGTGTTGGTAGCCCTGGTACAAGTTTCTCAAAGTTTCCCCACCTTGTACTACAGGAGTTGGTTGAGATTGTTAAGGGAAGGAGATAGCTGTGGAAAATGCAATTTAGAACTTTGCTCCAAGCCTACACACTGTCCAGCTGGGACTGTATTAGATCAGTGTGGCTGCTGTCCTGAATGTGGGAACGTGGAAGGGCAGATCTGTGACTTGGATAAGGTCAATCATTTCTACGGGCAGTGTGGGGAGAACTTGGAGTGCAGGCTGGATGCCGACGAAACCAAGTTTGGGGAAATCCCTGAACCACAATGTGTCTGTAAATCCCAGGAAAGTGTTTGTGGACCCGAAGGCAAGACCTATGCGAACATCTGCCAATTCAAAGAGGCTTACTCTGAGAAGAGAAGAAATATCAACATGAAGCACAAAGGACCATGTGAATCAGGTAACATATATAGACATGTGTACCAAGGAGACTGTTCTCTAAAGCAGATGTTAATTTCTAGAAATATCTTTTACTGTTTCAGCCCACTTACAGCAAAATAATGCTTCAGCGTCATTGTAATTACTGTACTACTTCTTTGAGATTTAAACAAGTAGTTCATCAGCTGGTGTTTAATCTTGCATGTTGTAAGCTTGTATATTACCATAGTGGATTTTATATCACATCGTCCTCCGAATATGTGGAATGTGAACTTGTATATTACACAagttatatgtaaagttatataTGACCATAAGGGAATTAATATCACAAAGTCACTAATAAGTGAAAGATGTTCAGAATAGCTGAACAGAAAGTGAAATGTGGTGAGGGTCAACCACAGAGATAAAAAATctttagaattattattatttaatgccTGAACTGATATTGCAGAGGCGGGTAGCAAGGCAGGTCTTAGTTAAAAAGGTGATGGAACCGGAATGAAATAGAATATAATAGGGTTTGGAAATCACTTAAATAAAGTTCCATTCTTGGTAGAAAGAGTTAAAAATAATGTAACAATGATTATTAAAAGATCTAAACATCCACTGATGATTACAAATCCATACATAATTTCCCTAAAGCCATTTGCATTCATGTTGATTAGATAAAATTATGAACCTCATTTTTGTTTGTTGAGGCTTTAAATTAAATACACCTTTGGCTATATTTTATTTGCCTAGGTAAGAAACAAGCATTCAAATGCAGCTACACTACATGGCAGGGTGGTGGGAGAGAGAATGAAGTGACTAGGGTAGTTACTTGAACACTGGCTGTTTTTACAGTCTGATTTTAATGTGATTCATCCTTCAGGAATTAGTATCACCATCTCACGTAGCAGATTTCTGAGTGACCTAATACACAATATGGAGAGAGGTCCAAATTACACATAGCTAGACACAAATAAGGACTCAGAATTCACACATAGAGGGACTTTCTATACAAAATCTCGAAGTGTATATATGTTTGCAGCTTATGTGAGATTATATGTAGAGTTCTCACACAAATCTGTACACATGCATATGAATattcctgtttaaaaatgtaatgatGCATCATCTCCTATCAATTGTTTTATATAGTACAAAATGTTGCTTGGAAATAGCCTCATTTCTCTGCAGAGAATTTTAAGCTTCTTGTCTCTCCATGACTTTCTCTCCTGCAAGTTTATTTAAATTGTTTGCTTGTTTCACTAAGCTGGAATAGTAAGTGCTGAGTGCAAGCACAACCAAATGTACAGGATCGTCAGGTTTGCACATCAGCAGACATGCCAAAGAAAATTCTCCAAATGTTACAGCCCCACTGCCCCTTGGAACAGAGAGGATATTGCAGAAGACTAAAGTTGCACCGAAAAAATGTGCTTGAAACAAGAGAATACCAAACTGTTCAACAGATAACTTCTTGCGGGGCCAGATTCAGAGGTGATAGACATGATAGCTTATACGTTGGTTACTGGTACAGCATTTGGCACAACAGCCTATAGTACTCAAGGGCCATGTCGTATTCCCGCTGGGTTCTTCCTATTCTTGGCTGTGAACAGAcaactctgggccaaattcagaagtgataTAAATGGTGGGTTTTGTGACACTCTGGTCCACATATATTTGCTCCCTGGACCCAGAGGGCCAGTTGCATGAGGGTGGAGGTTCATTGTCAGGGGAGGGAATGCAGCAATCCCCCGCTCCTGTAGGGGGTTTGCCAAGCATCTTTAATTTGTGGCCTTGGCTCCACAGGAGTGTGGCTGGCCAAGGAGCTCAGAATGTGCACATACATTGATTGTCctgctcccaccctccctccagccATCTCAGTGCCAGGCAGTTCCAGTTCCCCAACAGAGTGGGGGTCGTTGTCTGCCAGCCCAGTACCCACTTCAGACTTTGTCATGAGGATCCTACATGCTGGCAGTAGGGAATCCAGCTACAGGGACTCCAGCTACATGAACTTACATTCATGCTGGAATGGAAGAATTGTTTCAGGAAAAGCAACCAACTAGAGGATGCAAGATAAAGTCGCTCCCCCTGTCTCCATCTTACCTTGTCCTCTCCAACCCTACCAGAGTCCTTGTTGGGTAGCACTGCTGTTCTAGCCCATCTGTTCATTCTCCTCTCgtggcattagggtgaccagatgtcccaattttatatggacagtcccgatatttagggctttgtcttatataagcacctattacccccGACCCTTATCTCAATTTTGCACagttgctatctagtcaccctacctgGAATGCCAGAGCTCCATGGGGAAAGGTTGATACTGACTCTCCTAATGTTCCTCTGCACATGGTATTGCATACATAGAACTAGTCATTTTAAAGAGAACCTGGGTGGCTTTAGTTTATATTCTCCTTACAATTTACCAGTCAAACATTGGAGTGGGGAGCATGCAGTGTGTCCTCCTCTGGCCACACCTTCTGTTCCTTAGCAATCCCATTTTCTGCTGCCTACACACTGATGTGAACAAAGGCAGCATATCAGCACTCCAGTATATTTACAAGTGCTCTTGCAGGTGGTAGGCAGCTCAAGCTCTGATTCTGATCCACTTTGTAACTGTGTAAATCAGTAACTCCTGAATCCTGGGAGTTAGACTACATGACCCTTGCTGtcctttctaaccctatgattctaataCTGATTCTGCCTCTGTCTATCTGGCTGGCCTTGGATAAGTTATttagcctctgtgtgcctcagtttctccaagtgtaaaatgggcataatagttCTTGCtcacttttgtaaagcactttgcaatctAAGGATGAAATTCACAGTATTGATATAGCAGCAGGCGCAGAATATACACCTTATTTTATACTTGTGCACCGTGCAATGGACAGGATGATGGGACTTTATAAGAACTTCAGCATGTTTTACTTTACGGCAATAAAACTATATGTGATCTTCGGGGAAAACTTTAAGAAGTTACCAGAGGCTGCCAAGCTGTCATGCAAAGCTCTTTGAATTGTCTTCCAACACGTGAAAGAATAGATAGGATTTCAAAGAGGAATATTTGCTTAAAAGCCAAATTCCAAAGGGTAAAAAAGGCATTTTAGCTCTAAAGTggcagaaaaaagtaaaaggttaaaagatattttaaatcttATGTCACTAGCACAAATGCCTAGATCTAGATCTAGATGAGGATAGTACATTGAATGTGCTATTCATCATTGCTCTGTGCCTTGTGAGCttgtttacagtgctgcaaagtgtGTGTAAAAGGCCACCATTATGTTGTGGCAGTGCTTTATACCACTTTCACACAGCTACAAGTAACTCCAAAAGGTGTAAGGCAATAGAAAGTCTAGGCCCTGAGATTGGAAATTTATCTGTTCCTAGGCATTCTGCTGGTTGTCCTTTAAATGAGAAACAGATGCTGGGCACTGATCTGTATCTTTTGGTAGCAttctgtaaatatatacatcatTAATCTCAATGTACATTGTTTTCATACTTTTCCTTCAAAGCATCTCCTGTCCTGGGGATGCCGAATAGATTAATTGTATACAGCAActgatgaataaataaataagaataaactCCTTTCATCACAAGAGCCGACTTTTATCTTCTGTCTGCCACAAAACCACACAAAGTCAAAGTCACACATGAAAAAAGGCCCTTTTTCCTTCCCCAGAAGGTTGGTTTGATCAATTTCTAGCTTACAAATACTGTAATGGCTTACAAAGATTAACTATATTGATGACATGCAGATTCTCCACACTTAATCCATCCTCTTTCAAACCTTTGCTGTTGTTGATTTCACAAAGCAAtagacccaccccagagcattTCTCTTTACAGTCAGCAGCACAAAATACCAGATTATTTTAATGGAAATGTTATACTGAAGGAGCAAAGGAATAGCTTACCACTTTGTGTGCATTGTGTTACAAATCAGACAAATAACAGTAAACATAAATATCATATAGTTGGAGAAATATACCATTTTGTTGTTACCAAATCAACATTCTTTAGTTTGATGTTGGATTGAAAAAAATACAATATCACTTAGAAAATAATTTCTGCACCTTTTTCAATCGTTTTGGGGCTAATGGCTATTTTTCTCACATCTGTGGCAGCAGCGATGTGACAAATACATAATAGGGTAAAATTcatggccaatattttcaaaagcaactagtgattttgAATACTCGCTCTCCCTCTAAATCAGGCCCCCTTAAAGCATCTCATGTTGAGCACCCACAAATGGAGGCACCTCAAATCATTAGTCACTGTTGTAAATCCTGGACCATACTGCTATCTCAGAGTGCAAGTCCATTATCTGGTCCATGGAAAATTTGGGGTCGTCTATAGCTTATCTTCCCCACCCCTTCGCACAGGTGCTCAGGAGAGAGGTTATAAGGGAAGCAGCTGGGGGAAAATGTTGTTTGGTAGATAATGCTTCAAAGCCAGAAGTCTGGGAGCTTTGCTGTTTCTTCTCTGATTGTGTTAAATGATCTTCCTGTCCTGTCATAAGCATTTACCTTTGCTGAAGGGTAACTGTGTCCTCTTCTCGTGAAATAATTCTACAAGTAAATAGGCTTTCTGAGGTGAACTATGTGGGGATTTGAGGGGGAACATACTCCCTTGCAACCCAGACTGAGAGCCCTGGTCACTAGTCTTTGGCTACTACTCTAATCCAAATATGGTTTGAAGCAAGTGGATTTATCCACTTTGGTAGACTCATTGGGTGTGTCTATACTGCATTGTATACCCAGGTCTGTGGGTATACAGGTCCGTGCTTGAGCATCCAAATTGCATTGTAAAAATTGCTGGGCTCAGGTCTCACAGGCATGCTGATGTATCCAAACTGCACTGTGCAGACCTTCTGACCtgggtctgtggcttgagctgaTTCCACACTCCAGAATGACAGGGCTTGGTCCTGAGTCTCAATGGGACTCCAGTTGTTACTCAGCACCACTAGCAGAGTCCGGGGGTCTGAGTCCAGAGGGGCTCCAGGCCCCAATCAAACTGATTTCTGTTTGGCTGGAagaggggcttgggctcaaaTTTCTGTCTGAACTCGGGTTTATAGTGCATGATAGATATACCCACTGTGGCCGTTCCCCCAGCCTGTTCAAGAACTCCCCACCCTTTCTCCCACAGAATGCCACTCTGTGACATGGAAGGGGTTGCAAATCCCAACCTCCCTATCTCTGTTGCCTCTTCAAAACTTGTCCTCATTGACTCCCCTACAGAAGCACAACTGGGATGTTTCAGGCCTTACGCTGTTGGTGGAAGGGGAGGCTGGATTTCAGTCATAAAGACTGTGCCAACCTAGAATGAAGTGGAACAGATACACTGCATGTGAGATACTCCCCTCAGGAAATTCTAGAGTAAGGTATGTATATTAAGGGTAAAGGCACAGTTATGTgaacacagacacacatgcaagGCCAGAGCTGGAGGTATGCAAGATAGGGATAATgagaggggagggaagccagtacaaattaccagggcctggCAGTCCGGAAGGGGGCCCGGGACCTGGCTTCTCCGGCttcgtcggccctgtttagccggtTTGCCCTTGCTTGGAgcccccaaaatttttttttcactaggGCCCGAACCCGCTCTCAGCTGCCCCGATGCAAGATCAGAAACACATGCAAGgggaacttttaaaaatctggccttcaaTATATATTCTTCTTAAAGTGCTGGATTACTTGAGTTCACTTTGCCCCTGCAACAGGCAGCAAGATGTTTTGTAAAACCAGATTCTTAAATCATTCTGGGTTATTTTTAATCTGTTAGCACCTCACTTTTGATTGGAATTGTTAAATACTGCAAATAATTTGTGAATATTCACTCAACTTACAAAGACCTGCTTGGTTTGATCAAGTCCATATACCTTTCTGTTTGCTACGGGTGTGTGAGCTTGC includes the following:
- the LOC115656154 gene encoding kazal-type serine protease inhibitor domain-containing protein 1-like; protein product: MKILEVTVVLVALVQVSQSFPTLYYRSWLRLLREGDSCGKCNLELCSKPTHCPAGTVLDQCGCCPECGNVEGQICDLDKVNHFYGQCGENLECRLDADETKFGEIPEPQCVCKSQESVCGPEGKTYANICQFKEAYSEKRRNINMKHKGPCESAPVISLPPQDAQNFTGNDIIFGCEVSAYPMPHLEWKKKGNKMFLPGDDAHISIQARGGPKKYGVTGWLQIQGIKKSDEGIYICHTKNKYGIAYASARLKVIDGSSSTFQISAGSRITSYITDYGDYYDHTEEDEEEEYESGDDEN